One segment of Pseudobythopirellula maris DNA contains the following:
- a CDS encoding CPBP family intramembrane glutamic endopeptidase — MDEAESNRAAMRLAIYVEGGLLAIALVAAWLFATPLRALLTPPSGTPIALAIGVAAALPLLLFLAASLRTGWRPIVRVRRRVKRFVRALFGGASIPQVAGLSILAGVCEEVAFRGVLQPMLAAWTHPYIGLLLASLAFGLGHAVSRAYFWLATAAGLYFGLLTLLTGEIVSAIAAHAIYDFVALLALRRWPTGSRAA; from the coding sequence ATGGACGAAGCCGAATCGAATCGAGCGGCGATGCGGCTCGCGATCTACGTCGAGGGCGGCCTGCTGGCGATCGCCCTCGTCGCGGCATGGCTTTTCGCGACGCCGCTGCGGGCCCTGCTCACTCCCCCCAGTGGGACGCCTATCGCTCTGGCGATTGGTGTGGCGGCGGCGCTGCCGTTGCTCCTGTTTCTGGCCGCGAGTCTGCGTACCGGCTGGCGCCCGATCGTTCGCGTTCGGCGGCGGGTCAAGCGGTTCGTCCGTGCGCTGTTCGGCGGCGCCTCGATCCCCCAAGTGGCTGGCTTGTCGATCCTCGCCGGGGTGTGCGAGGAGGTCGCTTTCCGCGGTGTTCTGCAACCGATGCTCGCCGCGTGGACCCACCCTTACATCGGCTTGCTGCTGGCGAGCCTTGCCTTCGGCCTGGGGCACGCCGTCTCACGGGCATACTTCTGGCTCGCCACGGCCGCGGGGCTGTACTTCGGACTGCTCACCCTGCTCACCGGCGAGATCGTCTCCGCGATTGCGGCGCACGCGATCTACGATTTTGTGGCGCTGCTGGCGTTGCGGCGTTGGCCCACTGGCTCGCGCGCAGCTTGA
- a CDS encoding PEP-CTERM sorting domain-containing protein (PEP-CTERM proteins occur, often in large numbers, in the proteomes of bacteria that also encode an exosortase, a predicted intramembrane cysteine proteinase. The presence of a PEP-CTERM domain at a protein's C-terminus predicts cleavage within the sorting domain, followed by covalent anchoring to some some component of the (usually Gram-negative) cell surface. Many PEP-CTERM proteins exhibit an unusual sequence composition that includes large numbers of potential glycosylation sites. Expression of one such protein has been shown restore the ability of a bacterium to form floc, a type of biofilm.), with amino-acid sequence MAAPQIRQAWRPFLSAVAFALTIASAHGAAAQQVFYSHTSGVGGDGFVWDDDFEPGPNNLGDGNEFYTPDGVYYFNYSGNVSYFDDSYQAAGASGLIDGDAWWGNPLDDGGYQVGMYFEEFSTVETLSFDFSWALAGQDAPTEIYFDVSDYTANEGQGAYTSVYVELDQTFNAGAAFGGFDGAAGHVTFDINELSDDGEGTPFSVISEFYLYLDEILTTSGTGEFAIDNVSINGAVLGDSRVFPSVNGGTVNVSGSSILTSLVREEGVWDYGLSFTNAGSVATTFSTELLPGGDLGDPGQPTGEPLLAGETRYFPSVAQIDASSPSGTYRSDIRVMNDENPGDPDDETGLRVGLHDAPALTANNSAPAPAGIGVLQLSNAAAGPHEGALRAGVAVNAVDVTGPFEVVGMSTASFVGPDDTIAGDIEFNRFGRRSGVYNGTATLQLTMRSATGNFMSNAAPVDNVVWSVAHDQEDLMTDSHSAGAGEAYAETVGVNTAMSAATIVGGETPEAVSYSLEIVSAPTPNAVVSTDVFETSFDVESGLYVLQMTYDPEALPTGATPLDLLPLHFDENASLWEEAAMNNSDGGAGAAFYAGAYADYLAGAGGGVLDAADLSAYGVDAASDQVWVVLDNPGSFAVGLLGLPDPLAGDYNNNGVVDAADFTVWRDNLGEAAGALPNDVDGGVIGAAQYDTWVAHFGQTREAAQSPAVPEPSCVALLGLAAGAFARRRRH; translated from the coding sequence ATGGCGGCGCCTCAGATTCGTCAGGCATGGCGACCCTTCTTGTCGGCTGTCGCGTTCGCATTGACGATCGCATCGGCACACGGCGCCGCGGCGCAGCAAGTTTTCTACAGCCACACCTCGGGCGTCGGGGGCGACGGCTTTGTCTGGGACGACGATTTCGAGCCGGGGCCCAACAACCTGGGCGATGGGAACGAGTTCTACACGCCCGACGGCGTGTACTACTTTAACTACTCCGGCAATGTCTCTTACTTCGACGACAGCTACCAGGCCGCCGGCGCCAGCGGATTGATCGACGGCGACGCTTGGTGGGGCAACCCGCTCGACGACGGCGGTTACCAGGTCGGGATGTACTTCGAGGAATTCAGCACGGTTGAGACGCTGAGCTTCGACTTTTCCTGGGCCCTGGCGGGTCAGGACGCCCCGACCGAGATCTACTTCGACGTCTCCGATTACACCGCCAACGAGGGACAGGGGGCCTACACGTCGGTCTACGTTGAACTCGACCAAACATTCAACGCGGGCGCGGCGTTCGGCGGATTCGACGGCGCGGCAGGACACGTGACGTTCGACATCAACGAGCTGTCCGACGACGGAGAGGGGACGCCGTTTTCCGTGATCTCAGAATTCTATCTCTACTTGGACGAGATCCTCACAACGAGCGGCACGGGCGAGTTCGCGATCGACAACGTGTCGATCAACGGCGCCGTGCTGGGCGACTCGCGGGTGTTCCCCAGCGTCAACGGCGGAACGGTCAACGTCAGCGGGTCGTCCATACTTACGAGCCTGGTGCGTGAGGAGGGCGTGTGGGACTACGGCCTCTCGTTCACCAATGCCGGCTCGGTGGCCACTACGTTTTCGACCGAATTGCTACCGGGCGGCGACTTAGGAGACCCCGGCCAGCCGACAGGCGAGCCGTTGCTCGCGGGAGAGACTCGCTACTTCCCGTCGGTGGCTCAGATCGATGCGAGCTCGCCATCGGGCACTTACCGCAGCGACATCCGGGTAATGAACGACGAGAACCCCGGCGACCCCGACGACGAGACCGGGCTCCGGGTGGGTCTGCACGACGCCCCCGCCCTGACGGCCAACAACAGCGCGCCGGCCCCCGCCGGCATCGGCGTGCTGCAGTTGAGCAACGCGGCGGCGGGTCCTCACGAGGGCGCCCTCCGCGCGGGAGTCGCCGTCAACGCGGTCGATGTAACGGGACCCTTCGAGGTCGTGGGCATGTCGACCGCGAGCTTCGTCGGCCCGGACGATACGATCGCGGGCGACATCGAGTTCAATCGTTTCGGCCGACGCAGCGGCGTCTACAACGGCACGGCGACGCTGCAGCTGACCATGCGGTCCGCCACCGGCAACTTTATGTCGAACGCGGCGCCGGTCGACAATGTGGTGTGGTCTGTCGCGCACGACCAAGAGGACCTCATGACCGACTCCCACTCCGCCGGCGCCGGCGAGGCGTACGCAGAGACCGTGGGCGTCAACACCGCAATGTCGGCCGCTACGATCGTCGGCGGCGAGACGCCCGAGGCGGTGTCCTACTCCTTGGAGATCGTCTCGGCGCCAACGCCGAACGCGGTGGTCAGCACCGACGTTTTCGAGACAAGCTTTGATGTGGAGAGCGGGTTGTACGTGCTGCAAATGACGTACGACCCCGAGGCGTTGCCCACGGGCGCCACGCCGCTCGACCTGTTGCCCCTCCACTTCGACGAAAACGCCTCACTGTGGGAAGAGGCGGCGATGAACAACAGCGACGGCGGCGCCGGGGCGGCTTTCTACGCCGGCGCCTATGCCGACTACTTGGCGGGCGCCGGCGGCGGAGTGCTCGACGCCGCCGACCTGAGCGCCTACGGCGTCGACGCGGCCAGCGACCAAGTGTGGGTCGTGCTCGACAACCCCGGCAGTTTCGCCGTGGGCTTGCTCGGGCTGCCCGATCCGTTGGCGGGCGATTACAACAACAACGGTGTGGTCGACGCGGCCGATTTTACCGTGTGGCGCGACAACTTGGGCGAGGCGGCGGGCGCGCTGCCGAACGACGTCGACGGCGGGGTGATCGGCGCGGCCCAGTACGACACGTGGGTGGCGCACTTCGGTCAAACCCGTGAGGCGGCCCAATCGCCAGCGGTTCCTGAGCCTTCGTGCGTGGCGTTGCTGGGTCTTGCCGCGGGGGCTTTCGCTCGGCGCCGTCGTCACTGA
- a CDS encoding TIGR03032 family protein, which yields MAEEEAKPAGPEEEPLRSVHTTSFPALLEQLGASLLVTTYQAGKLVVLRADGGVLNTHFRNLVKPMGLAVEGGRLAVGCSVDVWEFHNVPAVCVKLDESEDYPTSIAKHDACFMPRRSHCTGDVQIHEMAFVKGESGKGKGESELVFVNTAFSCLAVRSEQNSFEPVWRPPFIDRLAPGDACHLNGLAAEGGRVKYVTALGQTTEPGGWRENKRDGGLLMDVDSGEVVCRGLSMPHSPRLYRDKLWLLESGEGTIGTVDPATGRYEAIAQFPGFTRGLSFLGPLAFIGLSQVRESAVFSGIPLVERLKKAEERTCGVWVLNIETGQTLGFCRFEAGVQEIFAVEVLPGVRFPDLVNHDAELVGRSYVLGDEALSQVPAEMRR from the coding sequence GTGGCCGAAGAGGAAGCCAAGCCCGCCGGTCCTGAAGAGGAGCCGCTGCGCAGCGTCCACACGACCAGCTTCCCGGCCCTGCTGGAGCAGTTGGGCGCATCGCTTCTGGTGACCACTTACCAAGCGGGCAAGCTCGTCGTGCTGCGCGCCGACGGCGGGGTGCTCAACACCCACTTCCGCAACTTGGTCAAACCGATGGGCCTGGCCGTCGAGGGCGGTCGGCTCGCCGTGGGGTGCAGCGTCGACGTGTGGGAGTTTCACAACGTGCCGGCCGTGTGCGTGAAGCTCGACGAGTCGGAAGACTACCCTACGTCCATTGCCAAACACGACGCCTGCTTCATGCCGCGTCGCAGCCACTGCACCGGCGACGTGCAGATCCACGAGATGGCCTTTGTGAAAGGCGAAAGTGGAAAGGGGAAAGGCGAGAGCGAGCTGGTGTTTGTCAACACGGCGTTCAGCTGCCTGGCCGTGCGGAGCGAGCAGAACAGCTTCGAGCCGGTGTGGCGGCCGCCGTTTATCGACCGGCTCGCGCCGGGCGACGCGTGCCACCTGAACGGCTTGGCGGCCGAGGGAGGCAGGGTCAAATACGTCACGGCGCTGGGACAAACGACCGAGCCGGGCGGTTGGCGCGAGAACAAACGCGACGGCGGGTTGCTGATGGACGTCGACTCGGGCGAGGTCGTCTGCCGCGGGCTGTCGATGCCGCACTCGCCACGGCTGTACCGCGACAAACTGTGGCTGCTCGAAAGCGGCGAGGGGACGATCGGCACGGTCGACCCGGCCACCGGCCGCTACGAGGCGATCGCCCAGTTCCCGGGCTTCACGCGCGGGCTGAGCTTTCTGGGTCCGCTTGCTTTCATTGGCTTGTCGCAGGTGCGGGAGTCGGCCGTCTTCAGCGGCATCCCCCTGGTCGAGCGGCTCAAGAAGGCCGAGGAGCGGACCTGCGGCGTGTGGGTTCTGAATATCGAGACCGGCCAGACGCTCGGCTTCTGCCGGTTCGAGGCGGGCGTGCAGGAGATCTTCGCCGTCGAGGTGCTGCCCGGTGTGCGGTTCCCGGACCTCGTGAACCACGACGCCGAACTCGTGGGCCGCAGCTACGTGTTGGGCGACGAGGCGCTCTCGCAAGTGCCGGCGGAGATGCGACGGTAG
- a CDS encoding RNA polymerase sigma factor, with protein MTIQTSEVERLLGRLRDGDDSARAELLQAACDRLMRITRTIKRTFPKVGRWEQTEDVFQNASMRLYQAMESVEIADARHFYRLAAMQIRREMIDLSRRYQGPLGQGANHQTQMATPADQSGAMKFEAAEVTNNPQAVAEWGEFHEAIERLPADEREVTELLWYHGLPQQEAADLLGVDVRTIKRRWRSARLALHEALGGELPSA; from the coding sequence ATGACGATCCAGACGAGCGAGGTTGAGCGGCTGCTGGGGCGGCTCCGTGACGGCGACGACTCGGCCCGCGCCGAGTTGTTGCAAGCAGCGTGCGACCGGTTGATGCGGATCACGCGCACCATCAAGCGGACCTTCCCTAAGGTCGGCCGTTGGGAGCAGACCGAGGATGTGTTCCAGAACGCGTCGATGCGGCTTTACCAAGCGATGGAGAGTGTCGAGATCGCCGACGCCCGCCACTTTTATCGTCTAGCGGCGATGCAGATCCGGCGGGAGATGATCGACCTCTCGCGACGCTATCAAGGCCCTCTCGGCCAGGGCGCCAATCACCAGACCCAGATGGCGACGCCCGCCGACCAGAGCGGCGCGATGAAGTTCGAGGCCGCCGAAGTGACGAACAACCCACAGGCCGTGGCCGAGTGGGGCGAGTTCCACGAGGCGATCGAGCGCTTGCCCGCTGACGAACGCGAGGTTACCGAACTCTTGTGGTACCACGGCCTGCCGCAGCAAGAGGCGGCCGACCTGCTGGGCGTCGACGTCCGTACGATCAAGCGTCGTTGGCGCTCGGCGCGGCTGGCGCTGCACGAGGCGTTAGGCGGCGAATTGCCCTCGGCGTAG
- a CDS encoding choice-of-anchor Q domain-containing protein: protein MSRSTRWQWGSRPSKSRSSKRSETRHLRCEPLEDRRMLAAYVVDTNVDESDGDFSPGDLSLREAIEIANTVPGADEIIFDFGHDGPETILLTMGELLVTDSLTITGDGAELLTIDAGDGLDGVFATGDGHRVFTIDDGVWNAASEVLLGGLTLTGADVPHSPPQGAGGLYGGAVGNFFENVSIVESVIAGNSAQGGGGVASYWGKLSLLETVVRDNSALYGGGIHGFLGNISVTKSKVTGNVALNDDTKRASGGGVYIYGSYTTIESSVIDRNEANGSQAGGVAIIFSEGTRIAGSTISGNIAATEGGGLHTLNSFLDIEQSTFSGNQAGTHGGAVYANWFLELSNTTVYSNRSGTGEGISFAPDFSGAELTLRNTIVAGSTNLSGDPAADISRFPGAEPFDLIARHSLIGNLGDLPLNGANNLIGVGPRLAPLADNGGPTLTHALLPGSPALDAGDSSLVVGTGVYDQRGEPFVRIADGNDPDDVVIDIGAYEAQATPEAAPGDYNRNGVVDAADFTVWRDALGQTGLTPLTGADGDGDGQVTRADYDVWVSHFGLEFTFEPFVPEELIVSTNIDESDGNYLPGDLSLREAIEIANARAGAETITFDFGHDGPETILLTMGELAITSSMTIAGDGADLLTIDASGSDATPGVADGQGSRVFRTMAPASARRGTLVTLVGMTITGGDPNGHGGGVLSEGGLTIVDSTITGNTASGSRVDDLSYESYGHSGGGLWADGETTLQGVTINHNRAARSSVDPYGSPRGGDGGGVWASGMLTITGGEISHNAAGDGHAGPNDEVYAAHGGDGGGVWFEGSALSITDASIVENRAGDGGGAFGGSGGSSGGVYAQGDLALVNSTVGYNRSGLAEGPHYSAGNYGGMRVIGDATITGSAVTGNYAPGVERHGSYYPYSYSLAGALGGVTITGDATITDSQFTDNHSEVGTAGLRVIGDLTLLRGEVSGNDGGVSVDGAAEIEDSTITGNLANGAGGGVRVIGSLTLRRSTVADNSAAAGAGDQHDGADGGGVFVDGAATIDSSTISGNRAGDGRGNSTFYDYFNGGRGGDGGGVSLTGDGDKLITNSTISGNTAGRGGDGGRRTYGGDGGDGGGVHVFGADETTIRFSTITGNSAGAAGGPGYAGDYAGGAAGTGGGVFTTSLDPSLQLTSTIVALNVQDATAPTPVLDDLNSPGSFRTSGSIIGVDTGANFSSYSSTDQIGTAAAPIDPRLAPLGDYGGPTETHALLPDSPAIHRGVKPDIFMPPYDQRGPGFRREFGDIDVGAYEWQGVDILVDNSIDEADGDLSWGDVSLREAIAMANAQPGPNRIFFDLTQGDPNLIELTMGEIVITESLHIEGYGAESLTIDAGNGADGVFGTGDGYRVFNIDDGDDDALIDVTIEELTLTGGDVRLASGGGFGGGSGVSHGGTVYSRENLTIVDSLFIDNAASGVGGAISHREGALTITGSEFVGNLAGGDGGAVSVSHSNGTLIERSVFTANESRGRGGAINSSWADLEVRDSLMSGNTSLRNGGGISSWNHTNQPFTTLIENSTLSGNTSDQSFGGALHLYGATTTLRGSTVYANRSYNGGSIAVTRDSFPTTLLLENTIVAGGADLGGAAVGEFDSPFGVSGVVIEADYSLIGSLGTAPLTGNHALLNIDPLLGPLADNGGLTLTHAPLPGSPALDAGDPSVVFDLAEFDQRGEPFYRVQGGRIDIGAYEVQSAAPATASLSVDEGFAFFTAPVGESTEESAPLLSEPAGYATGDDALLLLTSTSGLGDSDDAEGVESLSWESGDGDESSSDEAGAALAVALSEWP from the coding sequence ATGTCTCGCTCGACCCGCTGGCAATGGGGCTCGCGCCCAAGCAAGTCTCGCAGCAGCAAGCGATCGGAAACACGCCATCTGCGTTGCGAGCCGCTCGAAGACCGGCGGATGCTCGCCGCCTACGTGGTCGACACCAACGTCGACGAGTCGGACGGCGACTTCTCGCCGGGCGACCTCTCTCTGCGCGAAGCGATTGAGATCGCCAACACCGTGCCCGGCGCCGACGAGATCATATTCGACTTCGGCCACGACGGGCCGGAGACGATCTTGCTCACCATGGGCGAGTTGCTGGTGACCGACTCTTTAACGATCACAGGCGACGGGGCGGAGCTGCTCACGATCGACGCGGGTGACGGACTCGACGGCGTCTTCGCCACTGGCGACGGTCACCGCGTCTTCACCATCGACGACGGCGTCTGGAACGCGGCGAGCGAGGTATTGCTTGGCGGGCTCACGCTCACGGGGGCGGACGTGCCTCACTCGCCGCCTCAAGGGGCTGGGGGACTTTACGGCGGGGCTGTCGGGAATTTCTTCGAAAATGTTTCGATTGTCGAGTCTGTGATCGCGGGGAACTCAGCGCAGGGGGGGGGCGGTGTCGCCAGCTACTGGGGAAAACTCTCCTTGCTGGAAACCGTTGTCCGAGACAACTCCGCTCTCTACGGAGGCGGTATTCATGGCTTCCTCGGCAATATTTCTGTGACCAAAAGCAAGGTCACCGGAAATGTGGCGCTGAATGACGATACGAAACGAGCCAGCGGCGGCGGCGTCTACATCTACGGCAGCTACACGACGATCGAGAGCAGCGTCATTGATCGCAATGAGGCAAACGGAAGCCAAGCCGGCGGCGTCGCGATTATTTTTAGCGAAGGGACGAGGATCGCTGGCAGCACGATCTCTGGAAACATAGCCGCCACCGAAGGGGGCGGTCTACACACGTTGAATTCGTTTCTCGATATCGAACAAAGCACTTTCTCCGGCAATCAAGCCGGAACTCACGGCGGCGCAGTCTACGCAAACTGGTTTCTCGAATTATCGAACACGACCGTCTATTCCAATCGCTCCGGAACAGGCGAGGGGATCTCGTTCGCTCCGGACTTTAGTGGCGCCGAGTTGACCTTGCGCAACACGATCGTCGCCGGCAGTACCAACCTATCCGGTGATCCGGCTGCGGATATCTCGCGATTCCCTGGCGCCGAGCCGTTTGACTTGATCGCCAGGCACAGCCTGATCGGCAATCTCGGAGACTTGCCGTTAAATGGCGCCAATAATCTGATCGGAGTCGGCCCACGGCTCGCCCCGCTGGCAGACAACGGCGGGCCGACACTCACCCACGCCCTGCTGCCCGGCAGCCCGGCGCTCGACGCGGGCGATTCGTCGCTGGTCGTGGGCACCGGCGTCTACGACCAACGCGGCGAGCCGTTTGTCCGCATCGCCGACGGCAACGACCCGGACGACGTGGTGATCGACATCGGCGCCTACGAGGCGCAGGCCACGCCCGAAGCGGCGCCGGGCGACTACAACCGCAACGGCGTGGTCGACGCGGCCGACTTTACCGTGTGGCGAGACGCGCTCGGCCAGACCGGCCTAACGCCGCTCACCGGCGCCGACGGCGACGGCGACGGCCAGGTCACCCGCGCCGACTACGACGTGTGGGTGAGCCATTTCGGCCTCGAGTTCACGTTTGAGCCATTCGTTCCTGAGGAGCTGATCGTCTCGACCAACATCGACGAGTCGGACGGCAACTACTTGCCCGGCGACCTGTCGCTGCGCGAGGCGATCGAGATCGCCAACGCCCGCGCGGGCGCCGAAACGATCACGTTCGACTTCGGCCACGACGGGCCTGAGACGATCTTGCTGACGATGGGCGAACTGGCGATCACGAGCTCGATGACAATCGCTGGCGACGGCGCCGACCTGTTGACCATCGACGCCAGCGGTTCCGACGCCACGCCCGGCGTGGCCGACGGGCAAGGGAGCCGCGTGTTCCGCACGATGGCGCCTGCTTCTGCCCGCCGGGGGACTCTGGTCACGCTCGTGGGCATGACGATCACCGGCGGCGACCCCAACGGCCATGGCGGCGGCGTGCTCAGCGAAGGGGGGCTGACAATCGTTGACAGCACGATCACCGGCAACACGGCGAGCGGCTCACGGGTCGACGACCTCAGTTACGAGTCGTACGGCCATTCCGGCGGCGGCCTGTGGGCCGACGGCGAGACCACGCTGCAGGGCGTGACGATCAACCACAACCGGGCGGCCCGCAGCTCGGTCGATCCCTACGGGTCGCCCCGCGGCGGCGACGGCGGCGGCGTGTGGGCCAGCGGGATGCTGACCATCACCGGCGGCGAGATCTCGCACAACGCGGCGGGCGACGGCCACGCCGGTCCCAACGACGAGGTCTACGCCGCCCACGGCGGCGACGGCGGCGGCGTCTGGTTCGAGGGGTCGGCGCTCTCGATCACCGACGCGTCGATTGTGGAGAACCGCGCGGGCGACGGCGGCGGCGCCTTCGGCGGCTCCGGGGGCAGTTCCGGTGGCGTGTACGCCCAGGGGGACCTCGCCCTCGTCAACTCCACGGTCGGCTACAACCGTTCCGGCTTGGCGGAGGGGCCGCACTACTCGGCGGGCAACTACGGAGGGATGCGGGTGATCGGCGACGCCACGATCACTGGCAGCGCCGTGACCGGCAACTACGCGCCGGGCGTCGAGCGGCACGGCTCCTATTACCCGTACTCCTACAGCTTGGCCGGCGCCCTGGGCGGCGTGACGATCACCGGCGACGCCACGATCACCGACAGCCAATTCACCGACAACCATTCCGAGGTGGGCACAGCGGGGCTGCGCGTCATCGGCGACCTGACGCTCTTGCGCGGCGAGGTTTCGGGCAACGACGGCGGCGTTTCGGTAGACGGCGCGGCGGAGATCGAGGACTCCACGATCACCGGCAACCTCGCCAACGGCGCCGGCGGCGGCGTGCGTGTGATCGGCTCGCTCACGCTCCGCCGCAGCACGGTGGCCGACAACTCCGCCGCCGCCGGCGCGGGCGACCAGCACGACGGCGCCGACGGCGGCGGCGTCTTCGTCGACGGCGCCGCGACGATCGATAGCAGCACGATCAGCGGCAACCGCGCCGGCGACGGGCGCGGCAACAGCACGTTCTACGATTACTTCAACGGCGGCCGCGGCGGCGACGGCGGCGGCGTGAGCCTCACCGGCGACGGCGATAAGCTCATCACCAACAGCACGATCAGCGGCAACACGGCCGGCCGCGGCGGCGATGGCGGACGACGCACCTACGGCGGCGACGGCGGCGACGGCGGCGGTGTGCACGTGTTCGGCGCCGACGAAACGACGATCCGCTTCAGCACGATCACCGGCAACTCGGCGGGGGCGGCCGGCGGGCCGGGCTACGCGGGCGATTACGCCGGCGGCGCCGCGGGCACGGGCGGTGGCGTGTTCACGACGTCCCTCGATCCCTCGCTCCAACTCACCAGCACGATCGTCGCCCTGAACGTGCAGGACGCGACCGCCCCCACCCCGGTTCTCGACGACCTGAACAGCCCCGGATCGTTCCGCACCAGCGGTTCGATCATCGGCGTCGACACGGGCGCCAACTTCTCGTCGTATTCCTCGACCGACCAGATCGGAACCGCGGCCGCACCGATCGACCCGCGCCTCGCCCCGCTGGGCGATTACGGCGGCCCGACGGAAACGCACGCCCTGCTGCCCGACAGCCCCGCCATCCACCGGGGGGTGAAGCCCGACATCTTCATGCCGCCATACGACCAACGCGGCCCGGGTTTCCGCCGCGAATTTGGCGACATCGACGTCGGCGCCTACGAGTGGCAGGGCGTGGATATCTTGGTCGACAACAGCATCGACGAGGCGGACGGGGACCTGTCGTGGGGCGATGTTTCGCTCCGCGAGGCGATCGCGATGGCGAACGCCCAGCCGGGCCCGAACCGGATCTTCTTCGACCTCACCCAGGGCGACCCCAACCTGATCGAGCTCACGATGGGCGAGATCGTGATCACCGAATCGCTGCACATCGAGGGCTACGGCGCCGAGTCGCTGACGATCGACGCCGGCAACGGCGCCGACGGCGTCTTCGGCACCGGCGACGGATACCGCGTCTTCAACATCGACGACGGCGACGACGACGCGCTGATCGACGTGACGATCGAGGAGCTCACGCTGACCGGCGGGGACGTGCGTCTCGCTTCCGGCGGCGGATTCGGAGGCGGAAGCGGTGTTTCGCACGGAGGTACGGTGTACAGCCGGGAGAACCTGACGATCGTCGACAGCCTCTTCATCGACAACGCGGCTTCGGGCGTCGGCGGGGCGATCTCCCATCGTGAGGGCGCCCTCACGATCACCGGGTCCGAATTTGTCGGCAACCTCGCCGGCGGCGACGGCGGCGCCGTCTCCGTCAGTCATTCCAACGGGACGTTGATCGAGCGATCGGTCTTCACCGCGAACGAATCACGCGGCCGGGGCGGAGCCATCAACTCCTCTTGGGCGGACCTCGAAGTCCGCGACAGCCTAATGTCGGGCAACACGTCGTTGCGCAACGGCGGCGGGATCAGCTCCTGGAACCACACCAACCAACCGTTCACCACGCTGATCGAGAACTCCACGCTGAGCGGCAACACCTCCGACCAGAGCTTCGGCGGCGCCCTGCACCTTTACGGCGCCACGACGACGTTGCGCGGTTCGACCGTTTACGCCAACCGCTCGTACAACGGGGGCTCGATCGCGGTCACTCGCGACAGCTTCCCCACAACGCTCCTGCTGGAGAACACGATCGTGGCCGGCGGCGCCGACCTCGGGGGCGCCGCGGTCGGCGAATTCGATTCGCCGTTCGGCGTTTCCGGCGTTGTCATCGAGGCCGATTACAGCCTGATCGGATCCCTCGGCACGGCGCCGCTAACGGGCAACCACGCCCTCTTGAACATCGACCCATTGCTCGGTCCGCTGGCCGACAACGGCGGCCTGACGCTCACCCACGCCCCGCTCCCCGGCAGCCCGGCGCTCGACGCCGGCGACCCGTCGGTCGTGTTCGACCTTGCGGAATTCGACCAACGCGGCGAGCCGTTCTACCGTGTGCAGGGCGGGCGGATCGACATCGGGGCCTACGAGGTCCAGTCGGCCGCGCCGGCCACCGCCTCGCTCTCGGTCGATGAGGGCTTCGCCTTCTTCACGGCGCCGGTCGGTGAGTCGACGGAGGAATCCGCGCCGCTCCTCAGCGAACCGGCGGGCTACGCCACCGGCGACGACGCCCTGCTGTTGTTGACAAGCACAAGCGGCTTGGGGGATTCTGACGACGCCGAAGGCGTCGAATCGCTCTCGTGGGAGAGCGGCGACGGCGACGAATCCTCTAGCGACGAAGCGGGCGCCGCCCTGGCGGTAGCCCTCTCCGAGTGGCCGTGA